The window AAGCTGACGATCGGCATGATCCCGGGCACGATGGGGATGTCGACGCCCATCGCACGCACCTCATCGACGAAATGCAGGTACGCGTCGGTATTGTAGAAGTACTGCGTGATCGCCGAATTCGCGCCCGCGTCCGCCTTGCGCTTGAACGCCTTCAGGTCGTCCCGCGGGCTCTTCGCCTGCGGGTGCCATTCCGGGTAGGCCGCAACCTCGATGCGGAAGCGGTCGCCGGTTTCGGCGCGGATGAATTCCACCAGCTCGTTCGCGTAGCGGAACTCGCCCGGATCGCCCACGCCCGACGGCAGGTCGCCGCGCAGCGCGACGATGCGACGGATGCCCGCGGCCGCGTAGTCGGCGAGGATCTCGCGGATGCCCGCGCGCGTCGAGCCGATGCACGACAGGTGCGGTGCCGCCTCGAAGCCCTGCGCGGCGATCTCCTTCACGGTCGCGAAGGTGCGCTCGCGCGTCGAGCCGCCGGCGCCGTAGGTCACCGAGAAGAACGCGGGCTTGAGGCGCGCGAGCTTGTCGCGCGTCGCCCGCAGCTTCTCCTCGCCGTCGGGCGTCTGCGGCGGAAAGAACTCGATCGAAAGTTCAGGCTTGTGCATGACGCACCCCGATCAGTAGCGGTAGTGGGCCGACTTGTACGGGCCCTGCTTTGACACGCCGATGTAGGCCGCCTGCGCATCGGTGAGTTCGGTGAGCTGCGCGTTGAGCTTCTTCAGCTGCAGGCGCGCGACCTTCTCGTCGAGGTGCTTGGGCAGCGTGTACACGCCCACCGGGTAGTCCGCGGTGCGCGTGTACAGTTCGATCTGCGCGATTGTCTGGTTCGCGAACGACGAGCTCATCACGTAGCTCGGGTGGCCGGTCGCGCAGCCGAGGTTCACGAGGCGGCCCTTGGCGAGCAGGATGATGCGTTTCCCGTCCGGGAAGATCACGTGGTCGACCTGCGGCTTGATCTCTTCCCACTCGTACTTCTCGATCGACGCGACGTCGATCTCGTTGTCGAAGTGGCCGATGTTGCACACGATCGCCTGGTCCTTCATCCGCGCCATGTGGTCGTGCGTGATGACGTGGTAGTTGCCGGTGCAGGTGACGAAGATGTCGGCATGTTCGGCGGCGTAGTCCATCGTCACCACGCGGTAGCCTTCCATCGCCGCCTGCAGCGCGCAGATCGGGTCGATCTCGGTGACCCACACCTGCGCCGAGAGCGCGCGCAGCGCCTGCGCCGAACCCTTGCCGACGTCGCCGTAGCCCGCGACCAGCGCAACCTTGCCGGCGACCATCACGTCGGTCGCGCGCTTGATGCCGTCGACGAGCGACTCGCGGCAGCCGTACAGGTTGTCGAACTTGGACTTGGTGACCGAGTCATTGACGTTGATCGCCGGGAACTTCAACTCGCCGCGCTCGTGCATCTGGTACAGGCGATGCACGCCGGTCGTGGTCTCCTCGGTGACGCCCTTCACCTGCGCGAGGCGGGTCGAGTACCAGCGCGGATCCTGCGCGAGCTTGGCGCGGATCGCGGCGAAGAGGATGGTTTCTTCCTCGGAGCCCGGCTTCGCCAGCACGGAAAGATCCTGCTCGGCGCGTGCCCCGAGGTGCAGCAGCAGCGTCGCGTCGCCGCCGTCGTCGAGGATCATGTTGGAGTAGACGCCATCCTTCCATTCGAAGATGCGGTGCGTGTAGTCCCAGTAGTCGGCGAGCGTTTCGCCCTTCACCGCGAAGACGGGAATGCCTTCGGCCGCGATCGCGGCCGCGGCGTGGTCCTGCGTCGAGAAGATGTTGCACGAGGCCCAGCGCACCTCGGCACCGAGCGCGGTCAGCGTCTCGATCAGCACCGCGGTCTGGATCGTCATGTGCAGCGAGCCGGTGATGCGCGCGCCCTTGAGCGGCTGGGCGGCGGCGAATTCCTCGCGGATCGCCATCAGACCGGGCATCTCGGTTTCCGCGATGCGGATTTCCTTGCGGCCCCAGTCGGCGAGCTTGAGGTCGGCGACGACGTAATCGGTGAAGGTTTCAGCCACAGTGTTCATGTGAACTCCTTGAACGTGTGGCCGGGAAGGGGTGCTGCGGGTGGGCTCACCTCGTCACCCCGTGCCCGGCACGGGTTAAGGTGAGCGCAGTTCCGGATAGCCGAGCCTGGGACGGGAGTCTCGCAGCGCTCCTCGGCGAGGGCGGATTATAGCGTAGGTGCTGCCGGATGCCGCAAGGCGCCGCCGATCAGCTGCCCTGCAGCGAATCGATCAGGCTGAAGAGCCGCTTGTAGAAGTCCGGATCCGAGATCGTTTCCTCGCCGACCTTGATCAGCGCTTCCTTGTCGGCGGTCCACGGCAGCGAAATGGATCCGATGCCCGCGACGCCGACGCCGGCGCTGGTTGCCGAGGATTTCAGCTCGTAGCGCGTCTGCAGCGCGTTCGCGTAGATCGCGGTGCCGACGTTGCTGGGCAGGCACACCAGCGTGATGTTGAGCGTCATGCCGTAGTTGGCTTTCGGCAGGAAGAATTTTTCGCCCTTGATGCGCGTGGTCTTCACCGCATCGACCTGATAGCCCTGGCTCAGCAGCGCACGCTTGGCCACTTCGCAGGCGGCGTCCGGGTCGCGGGTGCTCCAGGTGACGAAGGGCGATTCGGCCGAGAAGCTCTCGCCCCGGTAGGCGGCAGGAGGGGGGGAGGAGGCGCAGCCGGCGAGCAGCAGTCCCGAAAGCAGCAGGACAGGGAAGCGACGCGCGGAATGAAGCATGAGGTCGATCCGGAATGGGGTTGCGAAAACGGATATTAGAGCATCCCGCGGGCTCGCGGTTCGGCGTTGCGGGCTTCTCGCGCCCCTCGGCGTCAGGCGCTGCTAGCCGTGTACAGGACGGGCGCGCGCGGTGCCCGGCGTGCCGTGAAAAGTGTAAAAATTCATATTTTGTTTGCAAGACGAGGCAATGCGGTCCATAGTGCCCCCAGCGATCTTCAAGTAGCACAGTTGTTTGCTGGTCCGGTTTCTGCTGTTTCTGCGGTACTCCCTCCTCTGCATCCTGCCGTCTTGATCCTCGCCCGCGCCTTAGGGCAAATCTTTTATTTTTCAGGATATTCAAGACATGGCAGCAGGTACCGTGAAGTGGTTCAACGACGCCAAGGGCTTCGGCTTCATCACCCCGGAAAACGGCGGTGACGATCTCTTCGCCCATTTTTCCGCGATTCAGGGCTCTGGCTTCAAGACCCTGGCCGAAGGTCAGCGCGTCACTTTCGACGTCACGACCGGCCCGAAGGGCCAGCAGGCGTCGAACATCCGCGTGGCCGACTAAGTTCGCGCCGGCGCGGCGGGCATGCCGCGCCCCCGGTCCCGACGGGACCGGGAATCCGGAGTCCGTTCCGGAACGCATTCGCAAAGGCCTGGCACAAGCCCGGCCTTTTCTTTTTTCCGACTCCCAAGGAGAACTATCATCGCCAAGGAAGAACTGATCGAAATGGGTGGAGTGGTGACCGAGGTCCTGCCCGATGCCCG is drawn from Azoarcus sp. DN11 and contains these coding sequences:
- the metF gene encoding methylenetetrahydrofolate reductase [NAD(P)H], coding for MHKPELSIEFFPPQTPDGEEKLRATRDKLARLKPAFFSVTYGAGGSTRERTFATVKEIAAQGFEAAPHLSCIGSTRAGIREILADYAAAGIRRIVALRGDLPSGVGDPGEFRYANELVEFIRAETGDRFRIEVAAYPEWHPQAKSPRDDLKAFKRKADAGANSAITQYFYNTDAYLHFVDEVRAMGVDIPIVPGIMPIVSFYKLARFSDACGAELPRWMRRKFESFGDDTESIRAFGLDVVTELCERLIAAGAPGLHFYSMNQAGLTTAICERLRLV
- the ahcY gene encoding adenosylhomocysteinase produces the protein MNTVAETFTDYVVADLKLADWGRKEIRIAETEMPGLMAIREEFAAAQPLKGARITGSLHMTIQTAVLIETLTALGAEVRWASCNIFSTQDHAAAAIAAEGIPVFAVKGETLADYWDYTHRIFEWKDGVYSNMILDDGGDATLLLHLGARAEQDLSVLAKPGSEEETILFAAIRAKLAQDPRWYSTRLAQVKGVTEETTTGVHRLYQMHERGELKFPAINVNDSVTKSKFDNLYGCRESLVDGIKRATDVMVAGKVALVAGYGDVGKGSAQALRALSAQVWVTEIDPICALQAAMEGYRVVTMDYAAEHADIFVTCTGNYHVITHDHMARMKDQAIVCNIGHFDNEIDVASIEKYEWEEIKPQVDHVIFPDGKRIILLAKGRLVNLGCATGHPSYVMSSSFANQTIAQIELYTRTADYPVGVYTLPKHLDEKVARLQLKKLNAQLTELTDAQAAYIGVSKQGPYKSAHYRY
- a CDS encoding DUF2242 domain-containing protein, encoding MLHSARRFPVLLLSGLLLAGCASSPPPAAYRGESFSAESPFVTWSTRDPDAACEVAKRALLSQGYQVDAVKTTRIKGEKFFLPKANYGMTLNITLVCLPSNVGTAIYANALQTRYELKSSATSAGVGVAGIGSISLPWTADKEALIKVGEETISDPDFYKRLFSLIDSLQGS
- a CDS encoding cold-shock protein, translated to MAAGTVKWFNDAKGFGFITPENGGDDLFAHFSAIQGSGFKTLAEGQRVTFDVTTGPKGQQASNIRVAD